AAGCGTTGTGTTAAGCTGCatccctctgtgtctgtgtgcagctttcTGCTGGTGAACAGCGTGGCCCTGCACGGCGACGGCTGTCCCATCTGCCAGTCGGTGGAAAAGGAACTGATCAAGCTCTCCAGAGACCTCAACTGTTCTCTTCAGGTGGGAGGAAACTTCTGGGAGTCAGTCGCACACTTTCTGTGCTGTCAGCACCTGTTCTGATACTGTACGAGGAGcaggtgtttgtttgttagtaAAAGTGCATGAAGCATGGCTGCCGCctgactgcagacagcagctgaagcaCAGAAAGAACAATGCTGACCGAGGTGAACATTCAGCTGATTCTAATTCTTCATGTTCTCTGCAGAACTCACAGTCCGGCGGCGGAGTGACGGACGGCTGTGAAGGCTCGCAGCTCTATCCTCCGACACCCCCCATCATGTTACAGGTAAACCGCACGttaactgtctgtgtgtgatctcCACTACACCAAAACAGGACATCGCTCTGGCAGGAATAATTTGtcagacacagactgacaggTGTAGCCTACCAACACAAGCAAGACAGGTACCAGATCACAAGACATAAAACACCCAGTGTCCTTATATGTCTTACAAATCCCACAAAATTGAGAACAGGTAATAGAAATGTAGGCCTCTTGGGACGCTGTCTATGTTAAcaaaaaggacagaaaaacagcCACACAAACATCCACATCATCAAACTATCCATCAGATTATAAACTAGAACAGGACGCAGGCAGAAATATACATTAGTTGTACAGTGAGGCCACATCAAGCAGCATCAGCGGTGGTTTCCATACATCCTGCAGGCACTTATTTCTGTATGAGTTCCGTTTTAGTAACAGAAAGCATCTCATTAAGCCATTACATCAAACATGGGGTGAAGGAGACCTCCAGTACAGCAACCATGCCTGCTTTAAGGAGAGCCTGTTTCTGAGGGGAGGAGCCCAGAATAACACAATCTACAATTACTCCATATTgtttaaaaacaacagtttAATATATGTCATGTCAGAATAAACCACTTCAAATATATTTTGGTTCTCTGACACCTGTGAGCCACCTTAAAGCTGTCTGTCCACATTGCCAGCATAAAATCCAGTTTTGCTAATCTGGCGACCATGGGCATATTTTTATTAACACATGCCATAGTTACCTAAATGTCTGGAAGCGTTTTGATGGAACTGACGTTTCTGTTTTCGAGGTAACAGAGAAAACGAAAGTCTCTATTTAAATTCTGTTGGTTTTCAGTcatccttaaaggtagggtaggagattctgaaaactcagtgagagtcagccagatttcgaaagtaaacgcacgcccctttctctcggagctcaccccgaagccacgcctcccaatcacatggacgcattacctgaagacgagctgcggtctgtgacttcggccatcatgcacgtacctctctggtgcgcgcagagcaggaagagagtgacaaccagccaatactccgcgcagggtccacccggaggattggctgatgtttttagtgttttatagcttccacagatgattcatattcttcgttttaatgctaatctgccgaactaatcggttgctatcggattgtaaagagaagttacacgaatttaacaaaaagtgcatcagaatgaaaatctcctaccctaacCTTTAAAACTGTAGAAAATTAAaggtcaaagaaaaacaaatcatctctgtcagagcgccccctgtgcACCTCTACAGATAAGCCTGTATGCATTCTATAATGAAATACATCCTGACACTGTTGATACAATCTGAGCATAATATTCATGATAACATGAAATGTAAAGAAACAAATCATCTCATAACCCCAAACACTGCACCACAACACAAGTACCACACAGCAgatatttataaaaacataaactaaataaaacataaaataaatgtattgtaAGATGCACAAAAGGTTTATATTTGATGTTGAATATTTCACTGACACCGACAAAAAGAGCTGTGAGGCGTTCATTCAATGGAGTGATTTTTATCAGCCTTATTTTGTTATAACCTTCTTCACTTTGTCCAAACAAAAGTGAAGTTTGCACACAGTTGTGTATATTGTGTGTTAAGTTGTTGCACAATCTTGTTACTTTGCTGCTTATTGTTTCCAAAAACCTGACAACACTTTGGTTTGTCTCTCCTTCCAGCACTATCCTCTGTACAGAGTGAGCGATGCCGGCTGCACAGGACAGGACGCTGCGCCGCCTGAAGAGCGACACCTGCTGTTCAGAGAGAAGTATGACGTGCTGTCAAAGGAGGCCTCACAGAGGGTGAGTTCTCTGCAGTCTCCACACACCGCCGCTccgtttcctttttttttttccttctcctcctctctcagagCGTAGATCTCCTCCGAAGCGTCCAATTCTATGAGCCACTGTCAGAAATAGGCTCATCCAAAAACgtgatgatgaggatggtgatgatgatgattctgtAAGGGAGCAGCAACCGGCCTTTTGagacagatctgtgtgtgtttctgtcctcagctgctgcagtggtttAAACCCCGCCTCATCCTGAGCGGACACACCCATAGCGGATGTGAGGTTCTCCATGACAACAAGTACCCAGAAGTCAGCGTGCCGTCCTTCAGCTGGAGGAACAGGAACAACCCCAGCTTCATCCTGGTGAGTGAAAACACACGACTAAAGATGTCAACGAATGACCTCACACGACTCCGCTGAAAGGTTTTTGCTGCCCGGGCCCCACAACTGTTTTTACTGTGTTGGTGCTTTCACTGGGTCAGATCTGGCCTCAGCGGGCTGTCAGAGAAGAAGCTTTGTTAGCAGTTAGCAACTAGCTGAGTGAAGCACAGCAGCTTGAGAGCCAGATGTTCACCTGAGGAGAGGGTGGAGACTAAAAACAGAGCTAAAAGTGGGTTAACTACTTCACCAGGTGGCCACAGACACAGCCCTACATGGATTTAAATCATTTCCACTACTTCATCTGGAGacgtaaataaaacaaacatacagacaTTACATATGTCACATGATGAGTCCTCCTTTAAATGTGCATGTTCATATAGTTTGGAAACACAACTTGTGTAAGGCTCATTTAAAATACACTAGAAAAAGTTCCATTTATTCCATTGGAGCAACATTTTAGATCAATATGGACAGAACTCCACCTCAtgtcaaaaaaagaacatttgaaaCCACGAAGAACTGTATGTGTGGAACATTTTATTCCTCGCCTAATTGTTGAGCTGTAGGCTGcggactatcaaaataaaagcacatttgGTCTATTTTGTTTGTCATAGGATCTAAAATGAGATTAAATTCTCTTTGTTATTAACACTAAACTtccacatcagtgtcaaaaTGTGACAACATGATGTTATAGTGAACTTGAATTTAGCATCAGTAGCTTTTCTGGAGCTTTCGATGATGTCACATGACCATCAGGGGATGCTATCATAATTTAGAATTAATAAATACGATTATGTGAAAAACCAAAACTCTAGCGTGgatatttaatttgattttgtgGGGTCATTTGTGTCACTGCAGCCcagtttagtttttatttttaatcttacgacgccccctggtggctgaagAGTTCTTAACCTGTGCAGATGTAAATTGGGTGTATCTCTCCTTCCAGGCATCGGTGTCACCCAGCAGTTACACCATGTCAAAGTGCTTCATGCCGGAGGAGAGCACGGTGATCGGGGTGTACTGCTCAGCCGGagcctgcctgctgctgctgttcctggCTCACTGTCTGTGGATGAAGGGGCTGCTGCAGTGCCTCAGCCTCTGTCTGCTGGGGAAGCACAAGTCTCTGTGAGCACAGCCCACAGTGCACCACGTTCCCAGGGAACAGAGCCATGACGAGGGAGTTCACTGGAGCCggtaaatgtgacatttttgtgggcgaaaaaaaaaaaaaaaacgtgttcaTACAACCTTGACCTGTTTGTCCAAATGTTTTTGCGACACTGTGAAGGACGCCAGTATATATTTTACATGTCTTTAAAAGGAACtttatcactgctgctgctgctggtggtacAGCCTGTGGTGACCTGTACCAAATTCTTGTGACCAATCAAGTGGTGTGGAAGTTTCTCAGACTGACAAATGTGTGACTGAATCCTTAGAaagcgcacgcacacacacacacacacacacacacacacacacacacacacacacacacacacacacacacacggcattaAGCAGGACAAACCAAACAGTACATAATGTAAATACTTACTGTCTGATTCAAGGTGGTGACCTTAGAGGTGCTTTAATGTCTCTCTCCTCTGATGTGAACACACTCATCCATCATCTCACACTCTGTTGTTTGATGTCACACAATGTTTTTatgaccagaaaaaaaaaagatatttattatttattgacttTCTGTGCCAAATGTTTGTGAGGGCTGTCGCCACATTGATTGTTGAAATGTTTCTGATGATCTGTACATAAATAAATTAGAATCTTACAGCTTGTTTCTGAGTGTTTCCGGGGTGATGAAGAGGTTTTAAACCTGCAGAAATTCAAATAAATCTACAACTTCTGATGGGCTGGACAAAACAGATGTTATCTTTGGTATATTGTAGCGTCTCATAGTTTAACATCAGCATCATCTGCGACAAACAACATCATTATCTGCTGATTTAGTCACTAGAGTTTTGATGAATATATCAAGTGTTAAGCTGCACTAGAGCCCAGGGTGATATCCTAAAAACCATCAATCTGTTTTCTCACCCCGCTTTGTCCTCTGCAGTCTGGACAGGTTGAGACGAGCACGTCCTGAAATCGCCTTATAACCAAAAGTATTTAAAATTATGAAGTAATTATAAAATGTTGTTTGTAATTTTCACTAAAAAAACCCTTCTGCCTCATGTAACAGAATAAAGACAACATACAAAGTTTCATATTCGTGACCTGGATGTgaacaaaaagagaaacatcCTTAAAATATCAGTGTATATTAATCTATATTTGTATTCTATCAAACCTCTTTATCTCTAAGGCTTTAATCAATACTTAGATTGTATGTCCCTGTGTCATCATTTTTGGCTGTACAACAAATATCAGGCTCATTATagatgattctgtgtgtgtgtcatcaccaACTTTTAACTCTAAAATGACTCAATCAAAAGCAGAGAAGGTAGAACACACAGGGGACACAGAGGTTAAAGGCAGCTGTGGCGTCTAAAAGCTCAAATCTTCGATGCTCCGCTCTCCTGATGAACTGCTGTCGTGGTCTGCCGGGACAATTTTCAGCAACTTTACAATAAAAACGTTCAAAAAACATGTTGTGTTCACGAAACTCCAAAAACGTTCCGACCTGCTTTTCTACACGTGTAACATTGTTTCTGAAATATCGCTTTGTATCGTCATATTTTAACTCtttatgtgtgtaaaatgacctcCTGCAGAAATGCTGAAGACTCTCACATAATAGGCAGAAAAATCTGAACACAACTGGACACCAAGATGGAAATAAAGCAAAGTCCTCTAATGTGcctctttatttaaagaaaataaaaatgtcatttaatcATCCTCCCAGGCCAAACAAGGTTTTTGCACCTCCAGTCAGTTCACTCTCTTTTGGGGATAGACGTGTACTGTAGCAGAAGAAAAAGGCTGATGCTGTTTGTACAAGGAGAAGAGCTTGTCTTGTTGGGTGCTGCTCACACATTCATAGTGCCTGTGCCATTGGGTATGGCTCCAAAGGACCAAAGAATTACTAATATTGCACGCTCTCATTTATTCATCTCCATTCTAAACATGCTTtcctatgtgtgtatgtatacataTTTACCGTATACATACATAGGTATGTACACCTAGGCACACACATAATTAAACATGTATAAttgtacatatatatttatatagaccTATAAATTTACATGTACATACATTTATAAAATTTTACACACAACACGCACtcgccctcacacacacacacacacacactcacgcgcacacacacacacagaatgcgTCTGTGAGtctatgtttgttttatgtacACATGCGCACAGGCACGCACATCAGTACAGATTCTCAGACACACTTCATAtcgaataaaacaaacaaaacaaaaaaaacgttGGTTCCTATTAAAACAACACCAGGTTGCAATTTGGACACTTTCAATGGATTTccaatgtttgttttaaagctgtgaaatttaaaaaaaaaaaataataaaagaagggaaaaaaaacaacaaacagaaacaaaaacaaacaaacaaaaaaggcatGGCGCTGCAACATCTGGTCTTCACTGCAGGTAAGTGGTTAATTTGCATAATGTATACAGGTTTTTAGGATTTTTTccctattttttattttttactaaacagcatttccttttttttttataaaccagAAAAAACTAAACTCTACAGAGAAAGTCCCCTACCCGCAGTCTTTCGCTGCCGATAGAGTTTGACATCAAGCTGTACAGCGCAGTCGAAAACATACTTACATCTGAGCTCATTTACAGGTACAGCCATAATCAAGGCACAAAGATCTACAAgtagatttgtttttctttcaattaAGTTGTACaaaataatattacattttacagtctgTACAGGATAATTCAACCTTGCACAGTGTACAagttaacaaaaacaaaaactgaaaaaaaaaacaatacatttttctctctcgtccccccacccaccaccctccaccctcctccccaTCAGTATCTCTAAGCTAAAAGGATGGTTTGTGtggagaacaaaacaaaaaaaaaacaaaaaaaaagtaggcAGGTCCGAGTCCGTGGAGGCAGCAGGGCTAAGGTGCAGAGAGCTCAGTCCCTTTTCCTTCACTTGAAATCCGTCTtcacgtcttttttttttgtttgttttttttttggctccaCACATCTCTCGGCTGCTCGGTCCACCCTGCAGCTCGGCAAGCTAACATTGTGACAGGGTATTAAATATGATGCTACATTGTGTGTATGCTTcctctggagaaaaaaaaaaaaaaaaaaaaaaaaaactacaacaacaaaaaataaaagttattaAGGAACCTGATGCAAAGTGCATTTAACTTCATCCACTCGtttcccacccccctcccctctccgtACGGTTTGTCGTCGAAGCAGGTTGGAGGGTGGAGGTGATGGGGCggcggaggaaaaaaaaaaaaaaaaaaaaaaaaaaagcagggggCAAAAGTCATGGCGGTGCTGCCAACTTTAACCAGCACactaacataaacacacatgtgcacgctCACATGGcattcctccttctcttcagtacacacacacagacagacacacacacacactctgcctctaCACTGAGGTCCTGTacgtgtgtttttatgtttccaCACAGGTCCAACGACAGAACCAAAAAACCAGAAGGAACATGAGggggcaaaaataaaacaaggagGTAGCCCAAGGCTTAGTGGAATGACAAAAATCAAGGCATTCAAAAggaaggattaaaaaaaaaaaaaaaaaaaaaaaagcggcaCACAACAACTTTGTTCCCCAACCTTCCTTTTACATCGGTGATGTGGGGATGAATCGGTCTCAgagaaaaaaagtacaaaaagctAAGAAgttaaaaagaggaagaggatttGACACACTTCAGTAGTACTTCATAGTCCTCGACAGGAGGGGGTGGTCAGAGG
This sequence is a window from Parambassis ranga chromosome 17, fParRan2.1, whole genome shotgun sequence. Protein-coding genes within it:
- the mppe1 gene encoding metallophosphoesterase 1, with the protein product MPRFSAKWMVAVLLIVMVGGAFFFCEYLIYFPTILKCAWPKISHARGGEGIDGQPVDSTVRAMVLSDTHLLGAVGGHWFDKLRREWQMERAFQTALWLLRPEIVFILGDIFDEGKWSSQKHWEDDVRRFHRMFRHSTDTELVVLVGNHDIGFHYEMDWFKLQRFEKVFNASSTRIVTKKGVNFLLVNSVALHGDGCPICQSVEKELIKLSRDLNCSLQNSQSGGGVTDGCEGSQLYPPTPPIMLQHYPLYRVSDAGCTGQDAAPPEERHLLFREKYDVLSKEASQRLLQWFKPRLILSGHTHSGCEVLHDNKYPEVSVPSFSWRNRNNPSFILASVSPSSYTMSKCFMPEESTVIGVYCSAGACLLLLFLAHCLWMKGLLQCLSLCLLGKHKSL